The proteins below come from a single Chitinophaga pinensis DSM 2588 genomic window:
- a CDS encoding zinc-dependent metalloprotease yields the protein MLRLKLSPGVWLLSCVLLAASVQATAQRKKKKDKETTPAEIKADTTVGKKPAPSKLKKYSDVITKDMRTDTGFIIVHAKEDEYYFEVPLSVMGKDILIVNRVAEASVDMRNGNWGLTGDQIGEAVYRFEKARNNNLYLRRLSFSEYSGDTSKPMYTSVQRNNVQAIAAVFPIVAYNADSSAVVLNMSEFLSSDNDITYFSKPLFKTRAGMGAQQNDRSYVKYVHAYPTNVEVRAFKTYAAGLNPTSANYSVELNSSMVLLPEKMARPRLQDKRVGYFTISHKDFDANPQGVTNTTYAVRWRLEPKPEDVEKYKRGELVEPVKPIVFYIDPSTPKKWIPYLIQGVNDWQAAFERAGFKNAIYAREAPSRQEDSTWSLEDARHSAIIYRPSSIANAMGPNVNDPRTGEILESHIFWYHNVMSLLQKWYFVQCAAVDTGARKLVFDDKLMGDLIRFVSSHEVGHTLGLMHNFGSSSTVPVENLRNKAWVEKYGHTPSIMDYARFNYVAQPEDNISRAGLYPRINDYDKWAIEWGYKWRDNVKDEYEEQKLLTPIVTDSLKNQRLWFGSEMEPLDPRCQNEDLGDDAMKAGTYGIMNLKRIIKNLGQWTYEPEKDYTNMRNMLTAVYDQYGTYIGHVVRNIGGEYHTEKIAGQPGATYEVVEYKRQKEAVAFLDKELFTTPEWLNEKSLMDKIPDKFGIDLSEVQRGVLNGILNRFRMTSMLAAQHDGKGTGKVYTADELMLDLDKIVFRELYEGKSVSFYRRNLQKIYINKLLDMVYPTDNMDQMISGMSQMYTFYLTDLSDVMRAALTKEQQLIMRMMNDPRLDKDTQRHLKDLNYKINKIGEKDLRF from the coding sequence ATGTTAAGATTGAAACTAAGCCCAGGCGTATGGCTTTTGTCATGCGTCCTGCTGGCCGCATCTGTACAGGCTACAGCACAGCGGAAAAAGAAGAAAGATAAAGAAACCACGCCTGCTGAGATAAAGGCGGACACCACTGTTGGTAAAAAGCCCGCACCCTCGAAGCTAAAGAAGTATAGTGACGTGATCACCAAAGACATGCGCACGGATACCGGTTTCATTATTGTTCACGCCAAAGAAGACGAGTATTATTTTGAAGTGCCATTGTCTGTCATGGGCAAGGACATCCTGATCGTTAACCGTGTAGCAGAAGCTTCTGTAGACATGCGTAACGGTAACTGGGGCCTTACCGGCGACCAGATAGGAGAGGCGGTATACCGCTTTGAAAAGGCGCGTAATAACAACCTCTATCTCCGCAGACTCTCTTTCTCCGAATACAGCGGCGATACTTCTAAACCCATGTACACCAGTGTGCAGCGTAACAACGTACAGGCAATTGCAGCTGTATTCCCGATTGTTGCCTATAACGCTGATTCCAGTGCAGTCGTACTGAACATGAGCGAATTCCTGAGCAGTGATAACGACATCACTTACTTCAGTAAGCCGTTGTTTAAAACGCGTGCAGGTATGGGCGCTCAGCAGAACGACAGGAGTTATGTGAAATATGTACACGCTTATCCCACCAACGTAGAGGTACGTGCATTCAAAACATATGCAGCTGGTCTTAACCCAACATCTGCTAACTATAGCGTGGAATTGAACTCTTCTATGGTGCTGCTGCCTGAGAAGATGGCCCGTCCGCGTTTACAGGACAAACGCGTGGGTTATTTCACCATCTCACATAAAGACTTTGACGCTAATCCGCAGGGTGTAACCAATACCACCTATGCTGTACGCTGGAGACTGGAGCCTAAACCGGAAGACGTAGAAAAATACAAACGTGGTGAGCTGGTAGAACCGGTAAAGCCGATCGTATTTTATATCGATCCATCTACCCCAAAGAAATGGATCCCTTACCTGATACAGGGTGTAAATGACTGGCAGGCTGCTTTTGAGCGCGCTGGTTTTAAAAATGCCATTTATGCACGAGAAGCGCCTTCCCGTCAGGAAGACAGCACCTGGAGCCTGGAAGATGCGCGTCACTCCGCCATCATCTACCGTCCTTCATCCATAGCCAATGCCATGGGCCCCAATGTAAACGACCCGCGTACCGGCGAGATCCTGGAGAGTCACATCTTCTGGTACCACAATGTGATGTCACTGCTGCAGAAATGGTATTTCGTACAGTGTGCGGCTGTTGATACCGGTGCGAGAAAGCTGGTATTTGACGATAAACTGATGGGGGATCTGATCCGTTTTGTGTCTTCTCATGAGGTAGGTCACACACTCGGTCTGATGCACAACTTCGGTTCCAGTTCCACCGTTCCGGTAGAAAACCTGCGTAACAAGGCATGGGTAGAGAAATATGGCCATACACCTTCCATTATGGACTACGCACGTTTCAACTATGTAGCGCAACCGGAAGATAATATCAGCCGTGCAGGCTTGTATCCCCGCATCAATGACTATGATAAATGGGCAATTGAATGGGGGTACAAATGGCGCGATAACGTGAAAGATGAATATGAAGAGCAGAAATTACTGACGCCGATTGTTACTGATAGTCTGAAGAACCAACGTCTCTGGTTTGGCAGTGAAATGGAGCCACTGGATCCACGCTGTCAGAACGAAGACCTGGGGGATGATGCGATGAAAGCGGGTACCTATGGTATCATGAACCTGAAGCGTATTATCAAAAACCTCGGTCAGTGGACTTACGAGCCGGAGAAGGATTATACCAATATGCGTAACATGCTGACAGCAGTGTACGACCAGTATGGTACCTACATCGGACACGTGGTACGTAATATCGGCGGAGAATACCACACCGAAAAAATTGCGGGGCAGCCGGGTGCTACTTACGAAGTGGTAGAATACAAACGTCAGAAAGAAGCAGTGGCTTTCCTGGATAAGGAACTGTTCACAACGCCTGAGTGGCTGAACGAGAAATCGCTGATGGATAAGATACCTGATAAATTCGGCATTGACCTGAGCGAGGTGCAGAGAGGGGTGTTAAATGGTATTTTAAACCGTTTCCGTATGACCTCTATGCTGGCAGCACAGCATGATGGTAAAGGTACCGGCAAGGTGTATACAGCTGACGAGCTGATGCTGGACCTGGACAAGATCGTCTTCAGAGAATTGTATGAAGGCAAAAGTGTAAGTTTCTACAGACGCAACTTACAGAAGATCTATATCAACAAACTGCTGGATATGGTATATCCTACCGATAATATGGATCAGATGATTTCCGGTATGAGCCAGATGTATACTTTCTATCTGACTGACCTCAGCGATGTAATGAGAGCGGCATTGACAAAGGAACAACAGCTGATCATGAGAATGATGAATGATCCGAGACTGGATAAAGATACACAGCGTCATCTGAAAGATCTGAACTACAAGATCAATAAGATCGGTGAAAAAGACCTGAGATTTTAA
- a CDS encoding ABC transporter permease has protein sequence MFRNYVIIAFRNLKRNFNYAALNVIGLTLSIAACLIIFLVTKNELTYDLHHHKAERTYRVTLHALDYNPSVSMAIAPAMRTSFPELETVAQYLPRTDAFVKVGEARYKEKEFAYGDQYMPEVFDYTWLRGSAKTALSEPNTVVLTESLAHKYFGSQDPMGQVLRLNNHFDLKVSGVIKDLPANTSQVFGFMISFATIQKEMGRAMEEFYAIAGGQTFIVTPPNFDISKLQSRMKPFIKDHWGAETAEGAELPLQPLKDIHFDQRYIQSTTASRQTYMALIAIAIFIIVTACINFINLATAQAVKRAKETGVRKVLGANRGQLIRQFLGETAILVFATILAGLIAAYLALPPVAAAMDVHIGIRQLNQPIVYLLLLALGVVIVLLAGLYPAFVQSSFQPALTMKGAGKQTSGGLSLRKSLVFVQFLVSQVLIIGTLVVAKQMDFFKNQDLGFDKEAVVTIPLMNRETQQVLGQQLKTINGVKEISFSSAAPSYNNNYAPFSCPERGVSKDDVTEVRFIDDHYLQFFNIKLLAGTNVSNVKDKDSLRQVVVNETLLHKLGLKTPEEAIGMNIQFAGDKVTINGVVQDFQSESKHKERRPCILIGFPRGFNVVSARLYSKGMHATLTQIEQKWAALYPDGLFDYEFLDDHIAALYKQEQKVFNAYQIFSILAIVIGCLGLYGLVAFAAVQRNKEVGIRKILGASGTDIVTLLGKEFILLIAVAFLVATPLSYFLMHNWLGNFAYHISLQPGIFFIALSCSVAIAALTIAHQSVKAAVSNPLKSIKTE, from the coding sequence ATGTTCCGGAACTACGTTATTATCGCCTTCAGGAATCTGAAACGCAATTTCAATTATGCCGCGCTGAATGTTATAGGGCTGACTCTGAGCATTGCCGCCTGCCTGATCATATTCCTCGTTACCAAAAATGAACTGACATACGACCTGCATCACCACAAGGCAGAAAGGACTTATCGCGTAACCTTACATGCACTGGATTACAACCCCAGCGTATCCATGGCGATTGCACCCGCTATGCGGACCTCCTTTCCGGAACTGGAAACGGTGGCCCAATATCTTCCCAGGACGGACGCCTTTGTAAAAGTGGGCGAAGCCCGTTATAAGGAAAAAGAGTTCGCTTATGGCGATCAATATATGCCGGAGGTATTCGACTATACCTGGCTGAGAGGATCGGCTAAAACAGCCCTCTCTGAGCCCAATACGGTAGTACTTACCGAAAGCCTGGCACACAAATATTTCGGCTCACAGGATCCTATGGGACAGGTACTGCGGCTCAATAACCATTTTGACCTGAAAGTCAGCGGTGTCATCAAAGACCTACCGGCTAATACCAGCCAGGTGTTCGGATTCATGATATCCTTTGCGACTATACAAAAGGAAATGGGCAGGGCGATGGAAGAGTTTTATGCCATTGCCGGCGGACAAACATTCATCGTCACACCGCCTAATTTCGATATCAGCAAACTGCAAAGCCGCATGAAACCTTTTATTAAGGATCATTGGGGCGCGGAGACTGCGGAAGGTGCAGAACTGCCTTTACAGCCGTTAAAAGATATTCATTTTGACCAGCGATATATTCAGAGTACAACGGCTTCCCGTCAGACGTACATGGCACTGATCGCCATTGCAATATTTATTATCGTAACAGCCTGTATCAACTTCATCAACCTGGCTACGGCACAGGCAGTGAAACGTGCCAAAGAAACAGGGGTCAGGAAAGTACTGGGCGCCAATCGTGGTCAGCTGATCAGGCAGTTCCTGGGCGAAACAGCCATCCTGGTATTCGCCACCATACTGGCGGGTCTGATTGCCGCTTACCTGGCTTTGCCGCCCGTTGCTGCCGCCATGGATGTACATATTGGCATCCGGCAGTTAAATCAACCCATCGTCTATCTCCTGCTGCTGGCACTGGGAGTGGTGATAGTATTGCTGGCAGGTCTTTATCCTGCCTTTGTGCAATCTTCTTTCCAACCGGCGCTGACCATGAAGGGTGCAGGCAAACAAACTTCCGGAGGACTGAGTCTGCGTAAATCGCTCGTATTTGTACAGTTCCTTGTATCACAGGTGCTGATCATCGGTACACTGGTTGTCGCCAAACAGATGGACTTCTTTAAAAACCAGGACCTGGGATTTGATAAAGAAGCGGTTGTGACCATCCCGCTGATGAACAGGGAAACCCAACAGGTATTGGGACAGCAACTGAAAACGATCAACGGGGTGAAAGAAATCAGTTTCTCTTCCGCAGCTCCTTCCTACAACAATAATTATGCACCGTTCAGTTGCCCGGAAAGAGGCGTTTCGAAAGATGATGTCACAGAGGTAAGATTCATCGATGATCATTATCTGCAATTCTTCAATATCAAACTGCTGGCAGGTACCAATGTGTCGAATGTGAAGGATAAAGATTCCCTCAGACAGGTAGTTGTGAATGAGACCCTGCTTCATAAACTGGGACTTAAAACACCGGAAGAAGCAATTGGCATGAATATCCAGTTTGCAGGTGATAAGGTCACTATCAATGGTGTGGTACAGGATTTCCAGAGTGAATCCAAACACAAGGAAAGAAGACCCTGTATCCTGATCGGATTCCCAAGAGGTTTTAACGTTGTCAGTGCAAGACTGTACTCTAAAGGTATGCACGCTACCCTGACACAGATAGAACAAAAATGGGCGGCTTTATACCCTGATGGCCTATTCGATTATGAATTCCTGGATGACCATATCGCGGCATTATACAAACAGGAACAGAAAGTATTTAACGCTTACCAGATCTTCTCCATCCTGGCCATCGTCATTGGTTGTCTGGGGCTATACGGATTAGTTGCATTTGCAGCTGTACAAAGGAATAAAGAAGTGGGCATCAGAAAGATCCTGGGGGCTTCCGGTACTGACATTGTGACCTTGTTGGGAAAAGAATTTATTCTCCTGATCGCGGTTGCCTTCCTTGTGGCCACGCCACTCTCCTACTTCCTGATGCATAACTGGCTGGGCAACTTTGCGTATCACATTTCCCTGCAACCAGGCATATTCTTTATCGCGCTCAGCTGCTCTGTAGCCATCGCCGCTTTGACGATCGCACACCAGTCTGTGAAAGCAGCTGTCTCCAATCCACTCAAAAGTATCAAAACAGAATAA
- a CDS encoding RagB/SusD family nutrient uptake outer membrane protein — MSTIKQLLYITLGSASLLWNTGCRSYVEVNPQGKRALVNTTDYQLLLQSDNDMAPSFSFPVYAADDYGVSYDPFENSMLTAQANAYIWAETIVAEADDPDWTRFYKQIYTCNTIIEGVRSSQGGTTQQKEVVRSQALVHRAYAYLMLVNGYARQYEKATAATAPGVPLLLKPDLFASLNRASVQAVYDQIMADLKEAAPVLPTQATITLLPSSTAAYALMARASLYMGAYANAAAYADSALSRQSTLLDLKVYAGSPSTMPTVYKDPEIMLVKNVGASVTYALNPDLVKLFETGDLRYDLYTADGSSFQWSSFPGRGYWRTRLTLASGAYTGPGVGEMMLTLAECDARTGKTAEAVSLLNKLREKRFTAADYVALDTNDAEEALRLVLTERRRELMASGLRWFDQKRLNLDPKYTVTVSRTYRGQTYTLTPNSNRYVFPIPAKNIQFNPELAQNPR; from the coding sequence ATGTCTACTATAAAACAACTTTTATATATCACATTGGGCAGTGCGTCCCTGCTCTGGAATACAGGATGCCGCAGTTATGTGGAGGTGAATCCGCAGGGTAAAAGAGCATTGGTGAATACAACCGATTATCAGCTCCTTTTGCAAAGCGACAATGATATGGCGCCTTCTTTCAGCTTCCCTGTTTATGCAGCGGATGACTATGGCGTGAGCTATGATCCTTTTGAAAACAGTATGCTGACCGCACAGGCGAATGCCTATATCTGGGCAGAAACGATCGTCGCCGAGGCAGATGATCCGGACTGGACCCGTTTTTATAAACAGATCTATACCTGTAATACGATCATAGAGGGTGTACGTAGCAGCCAGGGTGGTACCACACAACAAAAAGAAGTGGTGCGCAGTCAGGCCCTTGTACACCGCGCCTATGCTTACCTGATGCTGGTAAATGGGTACGCCCGTCAGTATGAAAAGGCGACGGCAGCAACAGCGCCGGGAGTGCCTTTACTGCTGAAGCCCGATCTTTTTGCGTCACTGAACAGGGCTTCTGTACAGGCAGTATATGATCAGATCATGGCGGATCTGAAAGAGGCAGCGCCGGTTTTACCAACACAGGCGACTATTACATTACTACCATCCTCCACAGCCGCATATGCCCTGATGGCCCGTGCATCGCTTTATATGGGAGCGTATGCAAACGCAGCTGCCTATGCTGACAGCGCGTTAAGCAGGCAATCAACCTTACTGGATCTGAAGGTCTATGCCGGTAGTCCGTCTACCATGCCGACCGTATACAAAGATCCTGAAATCATGCTGGTGAAAAATGTCGGCGCTTCCGTAACCTATGCATTGAATCCTGACCTGGTAAAACTGTTCGAAACCGGTGACCTGCGTTACGATCTGTATACGGCAGATGGCTCCAGTTTCCAATGGTCTTCTTTCCCTGGTCGTGGTTACTGGCGTACCAGACTGACACTGGCTTCCGGCGCTTATACCGGTCCGGGTGTAGGTGAAATGATGCTGACGCTGGCGGAATGTGATGCACGTACAGGTAAGACAGCGGAAGCAGTTTCCCTCTTGAATAAACTGAGAGAGAAGCGTTTTACGGCGGCTGACTATGTCGCACTGGATACGAATGACGCTGAGGAAGCGCTTCGCCTTGTGCTGACAGAACGTCGTCGTGAACTGATGGCCAGTGGTCTGCGTTGGTTTGATCAGAAGCGGCTGAACCTGGATCCAAAGTATACGGTAACGGTTAGTCGTACCTACCGCGGACAAACCTATACTTTAACGCCTAACAGCAATCGTTACGTTTTTCCGATTCCGGCAAAAAATATCCAATTTAACCCGGAGCTCGCACAGAATCCGAGATAA